The following is a genomic window from Cinclus cinclus chromosome 7, bCinCin1.1, whole genome shotgun sequence.
GATAACCCTTGCAGGAGCACTGGCTCCCAAAGATTGCTGCCACTTGTCTCTTTATAATGCTGTGCACAAGGCAGAAACCAACAAGCAACAAAGTTTCATTGAATGAAAGTATGACCCATTCAAGGAGGAGACATGAGCTTGTCTGTCCTTGGCAGAGAAGGTGGCGAGACTGATGTCCCAACATCTGTCAGTGCAAGTGTGATTCAGAAGAAGTAAATGCCCTTGTTGTACAGTCAGTAGCTTCAGTGAGAGGGACTCTGCAGTacagcctgctctgctggggtCTCCTAGCCCTGAGCAGCCAGGATGACGTGGCTCCTCTCCCCTTCAGGTTCTTCCTAAACAATCCCTTTCTGCAGGCACTTGGGCTTGTGGAAGAGAAGCCAGGCAAACAGGAGCACAGACACCAGCACAAGGGAGCACAGCACCATCAGCCCCACGTAGCTGCCATGGGAGAGAGGGGGCCCAGCTGGCTCCTCTGCAGGGATCATGTTGGTCAGGTTCAGCATGTAGCCCAGGGTCCAACCTGCATCACTGCTGCCAATCTGGAACAGAAGAGCAGAATCAGTGCTGTGGGGCTGCCTATGGCATTGCATGAGCAGTGGCACCCCCTGGGGATAAAGGGCCAGGCTGTGTGGCAGGGGCTGCAGACAACTGCTGGGGTAGAGCCCTCCCCACCATGAAACACACCTTTCCAAGGAAGTGGATCATTTGCCAGTTATTTTCAGTGAACCCGTAGCCATTTTCCAGGAGAGAAAGGATGTAGGCTCCAGAGAAACAATATTCACTCAGGTACTTTTCTTTAATGTGGTGATATGCTGTCTTCACCTAGGCAAGGAGGCAATCACCAGACTGTTAAACAAACCTTCCCACTGCTCCAGCTTGTGCCTGAGGATtccctgcaggtgctggagggGGGATCTTCCCCATCTTGCTCTGGACGTCAACCCCAGCCATTTATCCTACAGAAAAGTATCAGCAGCCCCAGCCTACTGCAGCAAGCACAGCTCACCTCTTGCCAAGGCTGGGCACAGAAGCTCTCAATGGTGCTGGTCACTTTGTTCAGGGCAAGGGGGTTTGCTGCACTGGTCAGGTTCAAAAAGTTCATCACAAAATAGAAAGCAGAGAAAGCCTGtaggagaaaaattattttaatccgACTAGGccacaaatcccaaaaaagaaaattagtttatttATAGATAGAGAAATATAAGAAGCAACATCACACACACAAGAGCAGGAATGTTTTCAAGGGTAATGTCATTCTGAGATATATGGTTCAGAGCTGCTGAGAGGTGGAGGCAGGAATTATGATATCCTCAAGAACTTCAGTGAGCTCTTTCCTTTTCACATGCCAGTGGCACAAGGTGAACACTGATTGCCATCAAACCATGATCCCATTTTGGCGACTGAGTGAGATGAGTGTGCAACCAATATCACCATgaagagcagaggtgattgtCTGAAAGAATTGTACAGAGGCCCATTATATAATCCAAGCTCCAGAAAGCCCATCTCTGACCACAGCCAGTAGCTGATAGGTAAAAGGCAACTTAGGAACAGGGCAGAATTGTGTTAGTGATTGTGTTTTccctggaaagggaaaaaaccacAGGATTGTGTTTTCCTTGGAAAGCCTCACAATCACTGAGCAGCTCTTACAGCTCTAGGACTGATGCTCAGCATGGTATCACATGTAACATCTGTTCAGAGCGTGCACTGTCAACACATCATGTCTGGGAAGCAGACAGGTGAGCTGACTGGTTTCAGTAGCATTCAGACACTCCTGGGTGAATTTCAGATCTGATACCACCACTGACCTCAGGGGAAAAGGTTTGCAGAAGCAGTgttcctgcctgcagcaggctctcctgcctctgctgctggatatcaggaaggaCAGCTTAAAAAGTGGGTAAATAGAGCACTGCAAGGAGATGGATTAGGATGGGAACAGTGTAGTCCTGGTAGGCCAGTATTTACTGGGGTAGCTCTTAACTTGTCTGTCCTCACAGCAAGTGCAGCACTACTTTTGTAGTTACATATCTAAAAAAACATCTTGTAAATGATTTCCTGCCTCAGTCATGAAGAATGCACTCTAGCATTACTCTgaatttctgctcttctgacATTCTGGATTACAGAGAGTTGAAGAATGAGTGAAGactcaccccaaaatccccttgTAATGGAGGTAGGTATATCTCATTGAAGGAGCAACTGGAGTAAGGACAACTGCTTTTGTTGAAGAGTTTCTGGATCCTTTCTCGGCACTTTTGATAGTCTCCCTCTCCCTTTATGTACAGCTGGTCGAAAGGTAATTGCTTTTTCTTGTCTGATGTGCAAGGGTTTTTGAAGAAGTCACTAATATTTATAGTCCTCTCATAACccttgtgaaagcatgggtcaGGGAGATCGCTGTTCTCCATGGTCTGAAAGTAAAAACCAATCCAAGCTGTTACACTTTGCTCTAGAATAACACCCTGGGAAAGGACCACAAGGAAGAGTGGCTCTTGTCACAGTACATCACATCCAGGTGCATACATCAGGCAAAGGGATAAGGAGGGGTTAAAGCACTGGCTGTGCAGGGGAAGATGTGGGTACTGCCACAGCCTCCCTGTAAGAACCtgagcaaattattttaaatcacagtTTTTGAAGCTGTGCTGTTGATTTGGGTTTCTCAGAGATAGTAAAATGTCACCTCCCATGAGTACTTCAGTTAAATGCAGTTGTCTTGCTATCCCATACCCAAGAATCAAGGCATCTCAAATTGGTAGTGCTTTTGAAAGTATTGACTGTCACCTCCTTGAGCACCTCATGCCCAGTCTGTATGCAGAGTAATGACATTTCCCTAATCCAGACTAAGAGGTGAGCTGGGACACAGCAACTTTTACAGCACCAGTATCCCAAAGCTGGAGGGCCCAGGATTGTTCAATTACAGGTGTACATGTACTTGCCTGTAGGTCCATAGCCAGTTTCTTTTGCAGAGCCTGGTCCTTCCCATAGCAGAGAAAGCTGTGCGTGTACACTTGGTAATCCTTGCCGTAGAGACGGAAGTAGAGCTGGTTCTCTGGGGACTCAGAAGAGAGGTCCTTTGATACAAAGGTAATCTGTGTGGAGGCTCCTCCAAGGTCTAGTGCTCCTGATGTCTCACTTAAGGATTTCAGGGAGTGTAGAAGCTTTTTCCAGCcagacttggaaaaaaaaaaaaaatcaaggtaaACCAGATATATTGGGCATGGACAaggttttttttgagaaatggaaaagagaaagagctATGAGaagtagaatcacagaacacaGGAAACATGAGAAGTCCTGGAGGGGTCATGAGATGAGACCTGTAACAAGATacaagaaaaatgcaagctgGTAAATAGAGAAGATGGATCATGTCCAATTGTTTGCAGGAGGGCAAAGAATATGAAATCTAATACCATtgttatgagaaaaaaaagtccatttACTGTTTCAGCTCTCAGAAGATTTATGagcacaacaggaaaaaaacatagcaaaacttttcagaaacagaTATATTTTAGATCAGGAAGTGAGAAGGATGCTGTACCCAAGCAAAATTATTGAAGGTGctgatgttttatttcagtgcttgaAGCCTGACTATAGTGGTGCATCCTGACACCACTAAGTACCAGGATGTACTCACAGCAACTGCTGAAGCAAGATGTGCAGCTTCCTGATCCCTGGTAAATAGCTTACAAGGGAAGAGAGTGCCTGGGACACCTTGCAAGGCAGGACTAACAATTGCTGCAAGCCAATAATTCAAATGTACTTGCTATAGATATACTACCTGCTTGAAATTGCCCAGAAGGTAGTTAATGGTGATCCATCCATAGGCTCCTTCTTCCTGACCAGTGATGATTCTGGCACCTTGGAAGTTGAAGGGAGCTGAGCGTAGTGTGTTTCCTACTGAGGACAAGACTTTGTCAGCTGCACTTTCATTCTGCAACCTGGATGAATGGAAGAAAGGATGGAGTGACTCTGGCTGACAGGTCTCTATGTGCTTTATTCTGAGCTGGCAGGCTGCAACTCCCCACCAAGTATCAATGGTAAGAGACTGGTCATTCATATAAGTCATCCAGCTCTAACTGACCATGGTCCTCTCTGTCACACCTTGGCAgcacagctgcctccagctctgacaCTTACAGACCCCTGCAGCTGAGAGTGGTAGGTACTTGGAGCAGAGACCAGAGCTCTTGTTCTGTAGCATGTGTCCTGATAGAAATTGCACTGTGGAGACTCCTCTCACTGTTTACTGTCACCATTAGAGAAGAAATCCAGATGATATCCCCAGGAAGATTTCCCAGGCACTATATATCTAAGATAATTTCCCTGTCCTAGCCAGGAGAGGTCTGGGTCACCCTCATGAAAATCTCAAATTGTAATTAAAGGAGGATGTGATTATAAAGTTACCTTAGCCTCTGATGGTCCTCTGTGGGGAGTTGCAACATGTTTGGGCTCAAAAATCCAGGATTAGGCCTAATACCAGACTGTGGGGTTGTTTGAGCATCCCTTTATTGTGGGGATGTCTAGCCATCAGCTTAGGCACTGCTGATCTCCTGGTGTCTCTGTGCTGCATGTGGATGCAGGAGATCACGGAGGGTTGGAGTGAGtgggaaaacaacagaaaagtgCAGGGGTCTTGGGGCTCAGAGAGgtcagcagcagaggagggtGCCCAGCATCTGGGCACAGTGTGAGCTGGCAGTACGTCCAAGGACCGCTCCTGAGAGGCCCCCACTGCACATCCATGGTGATCCCAGGTGCAGCGCTGCAGGAGAGGGGAACAAGCCCTGCAGTACCTGAGGAGCCGCATGCCAGCAGTTGCTCCGAGGTAGACGGGTGTCtctttgtgctgtgctgagggAATCACCTCTTTTGCTTGTTGTAGGCACTGTGCCAGAGAGGGACCTGCCTTCTCTGTGGCGTGGGAGTAACCTGAGATCCCAGGGCCTGTAAGAAGTAAAGACACTTCATTGTTCAGACTCCAAGCATACTTCCAGAATGCTGTCATGAGCAGGTATGTTAAACCGTATCACAAGCAG
Proteins encoded in this region:
- the ENTPD1 gene encoding ectonucleoside triphosphate diphosphohydrolase 1 — encoded protein: MGLNVVSYGEKLLRILQHYPVFLIRVTGTKPKMSSTRTILLILGFLSTLAVIALIAVAVTQNQPLPENIKYGIVLDAGSSHTNLYVYEWPAEKENDTGVVKQVEVCKVEGPGISGYSHATEKAGPSLAQCLQQAKEVIPSAQHKETPVYLGATAGMRLLRLQNESAADKVLSSVGNTLRSAPFNFQGARIITGQEEGAYGWITINYLLGNFKQSGWKKLLHSLKSLSETSGALDLGGASTQITFVSKDLSSESPENQLYFRLYGKDYQVYTHSFLCYGKDQALQKKLAMDLQTMENSDLPDPCFHKGYERTINISDFFKNPCTSDKKKQLPFDQLYIKGEGDYQKCRERIQKLFNKSSCPYSSCSFNEIYLPPLQGDFGAFSAFYFVMNFLNLTSAANPLALNKVTSTIESFCAQPWQEVKTAYHHIKEKYLSEYCFSGAYILSLLENGYGFTENNWQMIHFLGKIGSSDAGWTLGYMLNLTNMIPAEEPAGPPLSHGSYVGLMVLCSLVLVSVLLFAWLLFHKPKCLQKGIV